TGATTGGCACTGTGATATGGACAATTAAATTGTCGTTCTTAATCAGCGCCAGCGAGTGCACTAATTCATTGTGTTTAATTTCCttcgcattttatttaatgttttttttccatttcattcttttttttccccCGGTGCCCTGGTCAATTGCACTTTTTACAGAGCCAATGCGGGTCGCCTACGTTCGAGAAGGAATTGCGCGAACAAATTGAGAAGTAAGTGACAAATAGGTTAAATTGTTAAGAGCGATAAGAACACGCGTTCGGATCGTGTGGGAAATGAGGAAAGAATGGATGGGTGTGTGCTGGATGGGCTATAGGCCAGAACTTTGCCCGTTTCTATTGGTGGAGTCAAGCTCCATTTAGCGTATGGCCAAGTAACggccaaatatttatttaattcgtCTAGCCGGCAATTTTCGAAGTAGTTTTCGCGCTGCTTTTGGCAAAGCGTACGTAAATAACTCAAACCAAAACTCGTgtctggccacgcccaccctcGGCCCCTTTTTGGCCATTACGCACAGAACAAGTTAAGCACGGTGGTACGGCGAATGCAATTTTCCAAATTGCCAAGAATCCGGAGTTGGAGCTAGAGCTGGAGGTTGGAGGATGAAGAAGGAAGAAGGAAGCGCTTACCCGCGAAACCCATCAATCACCGAACCCTCAGCGGCGCCCTCTGCCGGCCCGAATACGCAATTACCGCGACTTTGGAAATGGTGCAAAGTTCTGGTCTAGGCCGAGATTGAACTCCACTTTCGGCCCTTTCTTTCTTTATGACCGCCATTAGCTGCTAATTTCCATGCAGATTGTTTATGGCAAACGTTTTGTTTTCAACACAATTCGGCAGAGAATTTCGATTAGTGATTACTTATACAGATTTCATGTAGCTACTACTATTTTTAAAGTAGATGAGTTTATTAAAGTTTAGTCTTTTATATACTTTAATCTATATACacataataatttgtttttgactcatttgaaataaaataaatattttaaagtcatacatttttgtttacacacatttatttatgctttGTTTGTTATCTCTTACCCACAGCACAACAAATAGAATCATTTCTGCCATTCAGTCAGTCACAAATAAGTAATCAATACTCGAAACTCTCTGCATTTGCGATGATTTTCGCAACTCGTTTTCATTTATGCATTTCTATATTTGTCCtctttttttcgcttttcctttGCAATCCGCAGCATGAATCGCATTATGAAATCCAAAGAACGCAAGCAAATGCAGACATGTCGGGATCACAAGGCACTGCAGGTATGTATCGGATGGAAATGGGCTGGGTTTGTTGGCGGTGGGGAGGGGCTTTTCCGCACGGAGCCGCGCAGCATGtggaaaatcaatttgcacagCGCGAGTTTCCTCGCGGGCGGGGGGAGGGTCGGGGGAGAGCGGGAGGGACTTCCCTCCGAGTCAAGTCATAAATAAacgcataaattcatttttaagAACAATCTCTCCCCTCGCTGCCATTCCGGCGCATACAAATTGTCTTTTATCCGGACGGAGTAACCGGAGTCTCGACGAGACTTTGTTGGAGCATACTTCTGGCCCGGCACATTACATTTTTTGCCCGAATTGATTGAGCGTCGGCATTAGAGACGCTTCACTGCGCCCTAGTGGCAGCTTTTCATTACCATTTTCCGTTCCCGAGAGCGGGTGAAGTGGAAAATGCTTTCCCTTTCTGGCAATCTCATTTGCCCCGCCAGCCAAAATCTCGACCAATCTTGTAAGGCCCCGCTAATGAAGCCCAAGGTTTTCACGTCCAACGTCTGAGCATGTGACCTTCGGGCCAGTTAACAAGTTGGCTTTGATCGAGATTGGATATTTGTTACCAGACGAGATGGAGGGGGTCTTGTAACTACTGCTCACTTAGCACTTACAtacacaaaaaagaaaaagagcCGGTTGATGGATGAGGACTAGTGACCCTCATCAGGGCAGCTGTCATGGGGCGAAGGTTGCCCCCAGCACTTGATAAATACTCGATCTAATCAGTTGGCCCTTTCTCAACACAGGTTTCTAGCCCCCACTGATAAAAAGATCGTTTTCCTAACACTGTTTATTCAATAAAAATCTCGATAGTATGAACTTCCCCATTAAAAACATTGCTACAagtttgtatttattattatcaGGTTTTATAATTGCACCATTATAATACGAATTTATAATTCTATATCACATACACTTCCATTGTGAAAATAGTGTTACAACCCATATGGTTACATTTACATCTTATCTAAAACTAACACCTATTCATAGATAAAAAATAAGCTTTCATATAGGTTTCATTTTCATGTGTGCTATCTTAGGGAAAACCAAACAGATTATAAATCAGATCAACATATGCCATTAAAACGAGATACTGATTTAATCGGGGTAAACACTGATTCAAGACCGCATAACTAAAGATCATTTTGTCCATTGATTCCATTGCAGACGCGCTTCGCCCGCCAGGAGAGCCTGCTCCAATCGATGCAGCAGGAGAATCGATCTTTGCTCACCCGCATCCGGCAGTATGAACACTGTCTGGATGATGTGATGCGCAAGGTGGTGGACGCCATTGTGGCAGAAGATAATCTCCGGGAGGAGGTGAGCATGCTGAAGGGCCGGGTTCGAGATCTGGAGGCGCAGAATGCCGCTCTGTCCGCCAGTCCGGTGAAGGGCAGGGATGAAGGCTACTGCACCATGAGCAGTGGGCAGCCGCAGCCGTCGAATGGGCACCTGGAAGATCTGCCCGAGGAGCCGGAACAGTGGCTCCTGCCTGCGGAGCCTTGCTCAACGGAAATGGAGGACTGGAGCATGTCGCAGGAGGAACTGGCGGTGATGACGTTCGACGACGAGCGGGATCCACATAACCCTCATCTCCAGCAGCAGCGGAGGAAGAGGGATCACGACTGGCTGTGGCCATCGAGCGACTTTATCAACTCCACCACCGTGGAAACAGATTCAGTGGCCGATGGCATAAcccagctgctgcagcagaaGGTAAGGAGGGATTTCTATTTCTTCTGGGTTACTTCTAATAACTGCTCCAAAATTTCAGATTGTTTACtccgaggacgaggaggtGGCCTGCACGGACTTTACCAACGACTTCTACAAACTGGTTAACATCCGTTCGAATTCCTCGCGCAGTCTTTACTCATATTTAGAGGGTGAGACGGATgacgaggatgaggacgacgacgatggCGAGGATTCCAGTATCTCAGAGAGCCAGGTGGGTCCCGCTGGCAGAATCAGTCCCACGCCCAGCGAGGCGGGAAGGGCCCAGTTGAccagctgctcctccagcgAAACGGACGAACTTTCCGCCAGCCAGGCAAAGAAGGATGAGGAACCGGACTACGCGGTTATCGACGAGTGCCGGCGGAGGGTTAGCGACATTGAAATCGAGGATGTGCCCATGATTGTCAGCAGCACGCCAATGAAGCCACTGGATGAGCAGCAGTGCATTGCTCAGATCATCAAGAGTGAACTACGTCGACCGCCGCACGTCCTGGTGAAATCCAAATCGGTGCTAGAGGACCAGGAACCCAGTTGCATCCTGAGACACAATCAACGCCGCGAACTGGAGTCCACCGTGGTGCGCAGCGATAGCATCAGCTGTGCCATGATGAACAAGTTGGCCAAAGAGGTGGTGCCACCGGCGCCTGGAATGGTTACCAAACTGAAGGAGCGGATGCTGCTGAGGCAGGCTTCCACGCCTCCGACGGCCAGCTCCTGGCGCAGAAGCAATGGCTGGAAGAGGGTAACATCACCGGTTCATCCACCGATGGCTGTCTCGCCCAAAAAGGTAAGGGATTCATAAAGTAATGATATGATGAAAAATATACGATTTTGGATTTCGATTTCCAGAAGGCAGCCAAATCAACGGAGCCGCCAAAGAGTTGCCTGCCCAAGGCGCAGCCCACCAGAATTCCAACGAGCATCCATTCGTCGGTgtcctcgtcctcctcgatGTCCTCCTCCTGCTCGCCCTCGCCCTCCTCCCCCTCGCCGCAGTCGCCACAGCAAAGGTCACCGGGTCAGCAgacacagcaacagcaacagcagcagcagcgaaaaTCGAAGATTCCTCCACCAGTTCCCGTGCGAAGATCCTACGCCAGTTAGGATCTATACGAGCACTGCTTAATCTCAAATCAATAATCGTCAAgctaacaaatatttaaagatttAAAAAGACTAAATTGTGATATAttcaaacaaaacaaaacagaaccGAGAGTTACACAAGCATTAAGAGATGATGGCCAGGATGAGCAGGCGCGTTTTGTACGTACGAATACGagtatttatgtatattgTAAATTTTTGGAAGATGTTTTACCTTGTAAGTGGCACTGCCAACTGTTCCCCCTATGAGatagaaaatcgaaaaaaccGAACAGCTCGCCCTGCTCTATACCACATATATTTTGTAGAGCAGCGGTTGCAGCATCCAAATCAGCGGGTTATACTAACTACACATAATGGGACATTTTGAATGACTTCAAACTGAATTCAAACCACTATTAGCTATGGTCACGTAGTAGGTGAACCAAAACTGTAGTCTTCCGCACAAGTCGAGTGTATTCGTAGGACTTGGTTAGAGTTAACCACATAAGCTAATCCGGATTAGTGCTCCTCAGACACAACAGCAGTTGAACATTTGCATTTAAGGGTGAAATATTTCAAAGTGTTTACGATGCAGTATAtgatgcatatatatatatagatacgatatatatatatacggtTTCTAAGCGAATAATTAGACGACAACCATAACAATAAACTGTACATAGCAGTCGTTCTTAAAGCTAATGATTATGATAATGACAAGCTCTTCTTCAACCGTAGTTAGCTCCTCCGGGCTGCTGCCACCGACTACTTCATCGCAGCAGCCCGATTCCTaagcatatatacatacttacACTATATAGAACAGAACGCACTATGATCGTGAGGAGGGAACCTAGACATAAGCTCGTATGAACATTATAAATGTATTTTCTTAGCGTAGCGAgtacaaaataaacaaaaagaagtTACAGAAAAATGGATTATTGACCTAACCAGAGGCCACGCCTCTCGAAAATCGTTTATCGCGGCGGGTTGGTAAAATCTTACATAAATACGGGTATGTACTACGGAATCAATAACATAAAATGCAAACACACACGATCACTTAGACTACCACCTAGGTGCTATGACAGAGAATGAATTCCAGCTCATGCTTCAGCTGGATAGAACTCAATCGTGATTCCGGGGCGCTGACCCAGCAGCTCTTGTATAGTTGGGAGTAAGCGCTTTCCGAGCACGCACTGCCCTCCGGCGCCGGAGTATCAAAGTGGAGTGCTAATCGGTTCCGGCGGCGCTTCTTTTTCAGATCACGGCCGACGGTGTAAGATGGATCGAGGGTAAGATTACGGCGCGCCGAGGTATTTGCCCTTCTGCAGATCACGTTGGCGGTGCTTTCATGGGTCAAATCCCAATCGCAGTCAATGGGCGAG
This genomic interval from Drosophila mauritiana strain mau12 chromosome 2R, ASM438214v1, whole genome shotgun sequence contains the following:
- the LOC117137762 gene encoding uncharacterized protein LOC117137762 isoform X1; the protein is MFAGIRKRLARKQNEKDCDEDDKEDVLDSMPPPPNYIQISQGRIQLVHQPRTPVESEAGTLPLERHGGSISGSGGCDKDVLEKRMIEVEGALLRLQEQFQKSQCGSPTFEKELREQIENMNRIMKSKERKQMQTCRDHKALQTRFARQESLLQSMQQENRSLLTRIRQYEHCLDDVMRKVVDAIVAEDNLREEVSMLKGRVRDLEAQNAALSASPVKGRDEGYCTMSSGQPQPSNGHLEDLPEEPEQWLLPAEPCSTEMEDWSMSQEELAVMTFDDERDPHNPHLQQQRRKRDHDWLWPSSDFINSTTVETDSVADGITQLLQQKIVYSEDEEVACTDFTNDFYKLVNIRSNSSRSLYSYLEGETDDEDEDDDDGEDSSISESQVGPAGRISPTPSEAGRAQLTSCSSSETDELSASQAKKDEEPDYAVIDECRRRVSDIEIEDVPMIVSSTPMKPLDEQQCIAQIIKSELRRPPHVLVKSKSVLEDQEPSCILRHNQRRELESTVVRSDSISCAMMNKLAKEVVPPAPGMVTKLKERMLLRQASTPPTASSWRRSNGWKRVTSPVHPPMAVSPKKKAAKSTEPPKSCLPKAQPTRIPTSIHSSVSSSSSMSSSCSPSPSSPSPQSPQQRSPGQQTQQQQQQQQRKSKIPPPVPVRRSYAS
- the LOC117137762 gene encoding uncharacterized protein LOC117137762 isoform X2 codes for the protein MFAGIRKRLARKQNEKDCDEDDKEDVLDSMPPPPNYIQISQGRIQLVHQPRTPVESEAGTLPLERHGGSISGSGGCDKDVLEKRMIEVEGALLRLQEQFQKSQCGSPTFEKELREQIENMNRIMKSKERKQMQTCRDHKALQTRFARQESLLQSMQQENRSLLTRIRQYEHCLDDVMRKVVDAIVAEDNLREEVSMLKGRVRDLEAQNAALSASPVKGRDEGYCTMSSGQPQPSNGHLEDLPEEPEQWLLPAEPCSTEMEDWSMSQEELAVMTFDDERDPHNPHLQQQRRKRDHDWLWPSSDFINSTTVETDSVADGITQLLQQKIVYSEDEEVACTDFTNDFYKLVNIRSNSSRSLYSYLEGETDDEDEDDDDGEDSSISESQVGPAGRISPTPSEAGRAQLTSCSSSETDELSASQAKKDEEPDYAVIDECRRRVSDIEIEDVPMIVSSTPMKPLDEQQCIAQIIKSELRRPPHVLVKSKSVLEDQEPSCILRHNQRRELESTVVRSDSISCAMMNKLAKEVVPPAPGMVTKLKERMLLRQASTPPTASSWRRSNGWKRVTSPVHPPMAVSPKKAAKSTEPPKSCLPKAQPTRIPTSIHSSVSSSSSMSSSCSPSPSSPSPQSPQQRSPGQQTQQQQQQQQRKSKIPPPVPVRRSYAS
- the LOC117137762 gene encoding uncharacterized protein LOC117137762 isoform X3, which produces MFAGIRKRLARKQNEKDCDEDDKEDVLDSMPPPPNYIQISQGRIQLVHQPRTPVESEAGTLPLERHGGSISGSGGCDKSQCGSPTFEKELREQIENMNRIMKSKERKQMQTCRDHKALQTRFARQESLLQSMQQENRSLLTRIRQYEHCLDDVMRKVVDAIVAEDNLREEVSMLKGRVRDLEAQNAALSASPVKGRDEGYCTMSSGQPQPSNGHLEDLPEEPEQWLLPAEPCSTEMEDWSMSQEELAVMTFDDERDPHNPHLQQQRRKRDHDWLWPSSDFINSTTVETDSVADGITQLLQQKIVYSEDEEVACTDFTNDFYKLVNIRSNSSRSLYSYLEGETDDEDEDDDDGEDSSISESQVGPAGRISPTPSEAGRAQLTSCSSSETDELSASQAKKDEEPDYAVIDECRRRVSDIEIEDVPMIVSSTPMKPLDEQQCIAQIIKSELRRPPHVLVKSKSVLEDQEPSCILRHNQRRELESTVVRSDSISCAMMNKLAKEVVPPAPGMVTKLKERMLLRQASTPPTASSWRRSNGWKRVTSPVHPPMAVSPKKKAAKSTEPPKSCLPKAQPTRIPTSIHSSVSSSSSMSSSCSPSPSSPSPQSPQQRSPGQQTQQQQQQQQRKSKIPPPVPVRRSYAS
- the LOC117137762 gene encoding uncharacterized protein LOC117137762 isoform X5, which produces MSQCGSPTFEKELREQIENMNRIMKSKERKQMQTCRDHKALQTRFARQESLLQSMQQENRSLLTRIRQYEHCLDDVMRKVVDAIVAEDNLREEVSMLKGRVRDLEAQNAALSASPVKGRDEGYCTMSSGQPQPSNGHLEDLPEEPEQWLLPAEPCSTEMEDWSMSQEELAVMTFDDERDPHNPHLQQQRRKRDHDWLWPSSDFINSTTVETDSVADGITQLLQQKIVYSEDEEVACTDFTNDFYKLVNIRSNSSRSLYSYLEGETDDEDEDDDDGEDSSISESQVGPAGRISPTPSEAGRAQLTSCSSSETDELSASQAKKDEEPDYAVIDECRRRVSDIEIEDVPMIVSSTPMKPLDEQQCIAQIIKSELRRPPHVLVKSKSVLEDQEPSCILRHNQRRELESTVVRSDSISCAMMNKLAKEVVPPAPGMVTKLKERMLLRQASTPPTASSWRRSNGWKRVTSPVHPPMAVSPKKKAAKSTEPPKSCLPKAQPTRIPTSIHSSVSSSSSMSSSCSPSPSSPSPQSPQQRSPGQQTQQQQQQQQRKSKIPPPVPVRRSYAS
- the LOC117137762 gene encoding uncharacterized protein LOC117137762 isoform X4 — translated: MFAGIRKRLARKQNEKDCDEDDKEDVLDSMPPPPNYIQISQGRIQLVHQPRTPVESEAGTLPLERHGGSISGSGGCDKDVLEKRMIEVEGALLRLQEQFQKTRFARQESLLQSMQQENRSLLTRIRQYEHCLDDVMRKVVDAIVAEDNLREEVSMLKGRVRDLEAQNAALSASPVKGRDEGYCTMSSGQPQPSNGHLEDLPEEPEQWLLPAEPCSTEMEDWSMSQEELAVMTFDDERDPHNPHLQQQRRKRDHDWLWPSSDFINSTTVETDSVADGITQLLQQKIVYSEDEEVACTDFTNDFYKLVNIRSNSSRSLYSYLEGETDDEDEDDDDGEDSSISESQVGPAGRISPTPSEAGRAQLTSCSSSETDELSASQAKKDEEPDYAVIDECRRRVSDIEIEDVPMIVSSTPMKPLDEQQCIAQIIKSELRRPPHVLVKSKSVLEDQEPSCILRHNQRRELESTVVRSDSISCAMMNKLAKEVVPPAPGMVTKLKERMLLRQASTPPTASSWRRSNGWKRVTSPVHPPMAVSPKKKAAKSTEPPKSCLPKAQPTRIPTSIHSSVSSSSSMSSSCSPSPSSPSPQSPQQRSPGQQTQQQQQQQQRKSKIPPPVPVRRSYAS